One window of the Amycolatopsis mediterranei genome contains the following:
- a CDS encoding serine hydrolase domain-containing protein, translating to MTIQDRVSALLAEYGIPSAAIGVLRDGEMSEFAVGVKDVETAEPATPDTVYQCGSMTKTWTALAFLQLVDEGKAGLDEPIRTYLPGFAVADPETTAKVTARHLLNHTNGIEEAFGHPGDGDDIYERMVENIADAPQVFPLGHTHGYSAALGYAILARIMEVLDGKRWDDVLRDRLFTPLGLTGTNSRREQVDETRAATGHLIRSLAEGPIVTPMPYLPREFGPGGGITSTVRDVLTMAHVLLHAGLAPGGRRIVSAASVQEMLRSRVPVPDPYLFGPAWALGLIVCDWHGETVYATDGSTIGQNARLRILPDSNTAVAVLTNGGPRESFARKVFREILGNVPELPEPDPALKLDLPRYEGVYERPGARYEVSAEGGTLHLTLDVDPMQAEFLGKAAHLRYELLPVSPAHFLMPSADPLEDTQTVAIYDFADGAARYLHTNCRVHPRRGSSTSTPART from the coding sequence ATGACGATCCAGGACCGGGTGTCGGCGCTGCTGGCGGAGTACGGCATCCCGAGCGCGGCGATCGGCGTGCTCCGCGACGGGGAGATGTCCGAGTTCGCCGTCGGCGTCAAGGACGTCGAGACCGCCGAACCGGCGACGCCGGACACCGTCTACCAGTGCGGCTCCATGACCAAGACGTGGACCGCCCTGGCCTTCCTGCAGCTGGTCGACGAGGGCAAGGCCGGCCTCGACGAGCCGATCCGGACGTACCTGCCCGGGTTCGCGGTGGCCGATCCGGAAACGACCGCGAAGGTCACCGCCCGGCACCTGCTCAACCACACCAACGGCATCGAAGAAGCCTTCGGCCATCCCGGCGACGGCGACGACATCTACGAGCGCATGGTCGAAAACATCGCCGACGCACCCCAGGTCTTCCCGCTGGGGCACACCCACGGCTACAGCGCGGCGCTCGGGTACGCGATCCTGGCGCGGATCATGGAGGTCCTCGACGGCAAGCGCTGGGACGACGTCCTGCGGGACCGGCTCTTCACTCCCCTGGGCCTGACCGGCACGAACAGCCGCCGCGAGCAGGTGGACGAGACGCGGGCCGCGACCGGGCACCTGATCCGCTCCCTCGCCGAGGGTCCCATCGTCACGCCGATGCCGTACCTGCCCCGGGAGTTCGGCCCCGGCGGCGGCATCACCTCGACGGTCCGCGACGTGCTCACGATGGCGCACGTCCTGCTCCACGCGGGCCTCGCGCCGGGCGGCAGGCGGATCGTGTCGGCCGCGAGCGTGCAGGAGATGCTGCGGTCGCGGGTGCCGGTCCCGGATCCGTACCTGTTCGGGCCGGCGTGGGCGCTCGGCCTGATCGTCTGCGACTGGCACGGCGAAACCGTCTACGCCACCGACGGCAGCACGATCGGCCAGAACGCCCGGCTGCGGATCCTGCCGGACTCGAACACCGCCGTCGCCGTGCTGACCAACGGCGGCCCGCGGGAAAGCTTCGCGCGCAAGGTGTTCCGCGAGATCCTGGGCAACGTCCCGGAGCTGCCGGAACCGGACCCCGCACTGAAGCTGGACCTGCCGCGGTACGAGGGCGTGTACGAGCGGCCCGGCGCCCGGTACGAGGTGTCCGCCGAGGGCGGGACCCTGCACCTGACACTGGACGTCGACCCGATGCAGGCGGAGTTCCTGGGCAAGGCCGCCCACCTGCGGTACGAGCTGCTCCCGGTCAGCCCGGCGCATTTCCTGATGCCCTCGGCGGATCCGCTGGAGGACACCCAGACGGTCGCGATCTACGACTTCGCCGACGGCGCCGCCCGGTACCTCCACACCAACTGCCGGGTCCACCCCCGGCGCGGGAGCAGCACCAGCACCCCGGCGAGGACGTAG
- a CDS encoding MFS transporter: MKQLLGVPAFARLWVAAFFGETAEWMLQVALPIYVFQRTGSAATTALSIVLGLLPAVLLSPVAGVVADRWNRRAVLFGVCCGLAVVALPLLAEPGVTVVYAVMAAQAALASVFEPTRNALVPELVGIADVTAANGLMSVNGSVARLAGGWAGGALLGFGGLADVITGYLAVLVVAAALLAKPFRRFAAPAPAPSPVREPVVRAWLDGLRELTHNRRLARTGLALVLTSLAQGMFLVLFVVYVLNVLGGSEADAGLLRGVQALGGLAAGFALATVARRVAPAALLGWGSLALGLLSGVIWNLAPVTTALGVYAGLFALAGAPGVVVGTGTLSEIQRAVAPERAGRVLSTTFAAMATFTTAGALLAGSLVATTGVAALLNVQAGVYVLAGVLVLLPRRGWTRQLVWRYRAAPSAKS; this comes from the coding sequence ATGAAGCAGCTGCTGGGCGTACCGGCGTTCGCGCGGCTGTGGGTGGCCGCGTTCTTCGGCGAGACGGCCGAGTGGATGCTGCAGGTCGCGTTGCCGATCTACGTCTTCCAGCGCACCGGCTCCGCCGCGACGACGGCGCTGAGCATCGTGCTCGGCCTGCTGCCCGCGGTGCTGCTGAGCCCGGTGGCCGGCGTCGTCGCCGACCGGTGGAACCGCCGCGCGGTGCTGTTCGGCGTGTGCTGCGGGCTCGCCGTCGTGGCGCTCCCGCTCCTGGCCGAGCCCGGCGTCACCGTGGTGTACGCGGTGATGGCCGCCCAGGCGGCGCTGGCGTCGGTGTTCGAACCCACGCGCAACGCGCTCGTGCCGGAGCTCGTCGGCATCGCGGACGTGACCGCGGCGAACGGGCTGATGAGCGTGAACGGCAGCGTCGCCCGGCTGGCCGGCGGCTGGGCGGGTGGGGCGCTGCTGGGCTTCGGCGGGCTCGCCGACGTGATCACCGGCTATCTGGCCGTCCTCGTGGTCGCCGCCGCTTTGCTGGCCAAGCCGTTCCGCCGGTTCGCCGCGCCCGCGCCGGCGCCGTCGCCCGTGCGGGAACCGGTGGTGCGGGCCTGGCTCGACGGCCTGCGCGAGCTCACGCACAACCGGCGGCTCGCGCGCACCGGCCTCGCGCTCGTGCTCACCTCCCTGGCCCAGGGCATGTTCCTGGTGCTGTTCGTGGTCTACGTGCTGAACGTCCTGGGCGGCAGCGAAGCCGACGCGGGCCTGCTGCGGGGTGTGCAGGCGCTCGGCGGGCTCGCCGCCGGGTTCGCACTGGCCACCGTGGCGCGGCGCGTCGCGCCGGCCGCCCTGCTCGGCTGGGGTTCCCTCGCGCTGGGCCTGCTGTCCGGGGTGATCTGGAACCTGGCGCCGGTGACGACGGCGCTGGGGGTGTACGCCGGGCTGTTCGCCCTGGCGGGCGCCCCGGGCGTGGTCGTCGGCACCGGGACGCTCTCGGAGATCCAGCGCGCGGTCGCCCCCGAGCGGGCCGGGCGCGTGCTGAGCACCACGTTCGCCGCGATGGCCACCTTCACGACGGCCGGTGCGCTGCTGGCCGGGTCGCTGGTGGCGACGACCGGCGTGGCGGCGCTGCTGAACGTCCAGGCGGGTGTCTACGTCCTCGCCGGGGTGCTGGTGCTGCTCCCGCGCCGGGGGTGGACCCGGCAGTTGGTGTGGAGGTACCGGGCGGCGCCGTCGGCGAAGTCGTAG
- a CDS encoding ArsR/SmtB family transcription factor produces the protein MAGLPPRKRIEDVELLRALAHPLRSALLNHLTAVGPRTASECAEAVGSTASNCSWHLRQLAQFGLVERTEGEDGRERPWRARQVGLELGELADDPARRAAQLGVVGATLSHEQELTQRYLDSLDDLDPAWRAATGLNTYALRITPAELTQLTEAIDALVRPFVGAIRTDAPAGARSVHVGLRAFPRIEHSGKAEE, from the coding sequence ATGGCCGGGCTGCCGCCGCGCAAGCGGATCGAAGACGTCGAGCTGCTGCGCGCGCTGGCGCACCCGCTCCGCTCGGCGCTGCTGAACCACCTCACCGCCGTCGGCCCGCGCACCGCGAGCGAGTGCGCCGAGGCGGTCGGCTCGACGGCGTCCAACTGCAGCTGGCACCTGCGGCAGCTCGCGCAGTTCGGCCTGGTCGAGCGGACCGAGGGCGAAGACGGCCGCGAACGTCCGTGGCGCGCCCGGCAGGTCGGCCTGGAGCTGGGGGAGCTCGCGGACGACCCGGCGCGCCGCGCCGCGCAGCTGGGCGTGGTCGGCGCGACGCTGAGCCACGAGCAGGAGCTGACCCAGCGGTACCTGGACTCCCTCGACGACCTCGATCCCGCCTGGCGCGCGGCGACCGGGCTGAACACCTACGCGCTGCGCATCACCCCGGCGGAGCTGACGCAGCTGACCGAAGCGATCGACGCGCTGGTCCGCCCGTTCGTCGGCGCCATCCGGACCGACGCCCCCGCCGGCGCGCGTTCGGTGCACGTCGGCCTGCGGGCGTTCCCGCGCATCGAACACTCGGGGAAGGCGGAGGAATGA